A window from Citrus sinensis cultivar Valencia sweet orange chromosome 3, DVS_A1.0, whole genome shotgun sequence encodes these proteins:
- the LOC127900651 gene encoding extensin-like, whose product MLSQRYYGPEFDQKEREIRRLKAELDQIESKKHRPTLFTKSPPIPTISPTYHPFSPMLAPMKPYDPSKLFGLTHTLFKNMPQPPQPKPKPKPQPRPIKIHQLISTTTQQQDSPEHTPIFTPQPSQSKDKEPMHQYASHHIEVSTDSTETDTSVIESDTESSPSTTDLEKAYADITKLLMAQPEETEPAQPSQPESYFEITSDIDEPAESSTNQPPQPQAQNTYKP is encoded by the coding sequence ATGCTTAGTCAAAGATACTATGGCCCAGAGTTTGACCAAAAGGAGAGAGAAATTAGACGGCTAAAGGCAGAGCTTGATCAGATTGAATCCAAAAAACACAGGCCTACACTCTTCACCAAATCACCTCCCATACCTACAATCAGTCCAACTTACCATCCATTTAGTCCCATGCTTGCCCCAATGAAACCGTATGATCCTTCCAAACTATTTGGATTGACACATACCCTTTTCAAAAATATGCCACAACCACCTCAGCCAAAACCAAAACCTAAGCCCCAACCAAGACCTATCAAAATTCATCAACTAATCTCCACTACCACACAACAACAAGATTCTCCAGAACATACTCCTATTTTTACCCCACAACCATCTCAATCTAAGGATAAAGAACCCATGCATCAATATGCTTCCCATCACATTGAAGTTTCCACTGATTCCACAGAAACTGATACTTCTGTGATAGAATCTGATACAGAATCTTCACCTTCAACCACTGATTTGGAAAAGGCTTATGCAGATATTACTAAACTTTTGATGGCACAACCCGAAGAAACAGAACCAGCACAACCATCCCAACCAGAATCATACTTTGAAATAACCTCAGACATTGATGAGCCAGCTGAATCCTCAACTAATCAACCACCTCAGCCTCAAGCTCAAAATACATACAAACCATAG